The following are encoded together in the Ictidomys tridecemlineatus isolate mIctTri1 chromosome X, mIctTri1.hap1, whole genome shotgun sequence genome:
- the Smc1a gene encoding structural maintenance of chromosomes protein 1A isoform X2 encodes MGFLKLIEIENFKSYKGRQIIGPFQRFTAIIGPNGSGKSNLMDAISFVLGEKTSNLRVKTLRDLIHGAPVGKPAANRAFVSMVYSEEGAEDRTFARVIVGGSSEYKINNKVVQLHEYSEELEKLGILIKARNFLVFQGAVESIAMKNPKERTALFEEISRSGELAQEYDKRKKEMVKAEEDTQFNYHRKKNIAAERKEAKQEKEEADRYQRLKDEVVRAQVQLQLFKLYHNEVEIEKLNKELASKNKEIEKDKKRMDKVEDELKEKKKELGKMMREQQQIEKEIKEKDSELNQKRPQYIKAKENTSHKIKKLEAAKKSLQNAQKHYKKRKGDMDELEKEMLSVEKARQEFEERMEEESQSQGRDLTLEENQVKKYHRLKEEASKRAATLAQELEKFNRDQKADQDRLDLEERKKVETEAKIKQKLREIEENQKRIEKLEEYITTSKQSLEEQKKLEGELTEEVEMAKRRIDEINKELNQVMEQLGDARIDRQESSRQQRKAEIMESIKRLYPGSVYGRLIDLCQPTQKKYQIAVTKVLGKNMDAIIVDSEKTGRDCIQYIKEQRGEPETFLPLDYLEVKPTDEKLRELKGAKLVIDVIRYEPPHIKKALQYACGNALVCDNVEDARRIAFGGHQRHKTVALDGTLFQKSGVISGGASDLKAKARRWDEKAVDKLKEKKERLTEELKEQMKAKRKEAELRQVQSQAHGLQMRLKYSQSDLEQTKTRHLALNLQEKSKLESELANFGPRINDIKRIIQSREREMKDLKEKMNQVEDEVFEEFCREIGVRNIREFEEEKVKRQNEIAKKRLEFENQKTRLGIQLDFEKNQLKEDQDKVHMWEQTVKKDENEIEKLKKEEQRHMKIIDETMAQLQDLKNQHLAKKSEVNDKNHEMEEIRKKLGGANKEMTHLQKEVTAIETKLEQKRSDRHNLLQACKMQDIKLPLSKGTMDDISQEEGSSQGEESVSGSQRTSSIYAREALIEIDYGDLCEDLKDAQAEEEIKQEMNTLQQKLNEQQSVLQRIAAPNMKAMEKLESVRDKFQETSDEFEAARKRAKKAKQAFEQIKKERFDRFNACFESVATNIDEIYKALSRNSSAQAFLGPENPEEPYLDGINYNCVAPGKRFRPMDNLSGGEKTVAALALLFAIHSVSSPTGSLPATSQPPSSSWMRSMLPWITPTLARWQIISRSSRLATSRPSSSLSRRSSTPRLRASLESILRISGGSGDKYMIPSSWSLRLPAPIWTDCSVGLRHSCHPGTSLHYSSGLDPIFLGPHIFLFLNYSLVVDIVVIFQHPFHFSPIV; translated from the exons GTAAGTCAAATCTCATGGATGCTATCAGCTTTGTGCTAGGTGAAAAAACCAGCAACCTGAGGGTAAAGACCCTGCGGGACCTGATCCATGGAGCACCTGTGGGCAAACCAGCTGCCAACCGGGCCTTTGTCAGCATGGTCTACTCTGAGgagggtgctgaggatcgcacctTTGCTCGTGTCATTGTAG GAGGTTCTTCTGAATACAAGATCAACAACAAAGTGGTCCAGCTACATGAGTACAGTGAGGAATTAGAGAAATTGGGCATTCTCATCAAAGCTCGTAACTTCCTCGTCTTTCAG GGTGCTGTGGAATCTATTGCCATGAAGAACCCCAAAGAGAGGACAGCTCTATTTGAAGAGATCAGTCGCTCTGGGGAGCTGGCCCAGGAGTATGATAAGCGAAAGAAGGAAATGGTGAAGGCTGAAGAGGACACACAATTTAATTACCATCGCAAGAAAAACATTGCAGCTGAACGCAAGGAGGccaaacaggaaaaagaagag GCGGACCGCTACCAGCGCCTGAAAGATGAGGTGGTACGAGCCCAGGTACAGCTGCAACTCTTTAAGCTTTACCATAATGAAGTAGAAATCGAGAAACTCAACAAGGAACTGGCATCAAAGAACAAAGAGATTGAGAAAGACAAGAAGCGAATGGACAAGGTAGAGGATGAgctgaaggagaagaagaaggagctTGGCAAAATGATGCGGGAGCAGCAGCAGATCGAGAAAGAGATCAA GGAGAAGGACTCGGAGCTGAATCAGAAGCGACCTCAGTACATCAAAGCCAAGGAGAATACCTCCCACAAAATCAAGAAGCTGGAAGCAGCTAAGAAGTCTCTGCAGAATGCTCAGAAGCACTATAAAAAGCGTAAAGGTGACATGGATGAACTGGAGAAGGAGATGCTGTCTGTGGAGAAGGCCCGGCAGGAGTTTGAAGAACGGATGGAAGAAGAGAGTCAGAGTCAGGGCAGAGACTTGACCCTGGAGGAGAATCAG GTAAAGAAATACCACCGGCTGAAAGAAGAAGCCAGCAAGAGAGCAGCTACTTTagcccaggagctggagaagTTCAATAGAGACCAGAAAGCTGACCAGGACCGTTTGGATCTGGAAGAGCGGAAGAAAgtagaaacagag GCCAAGATCAAGCAAAAGCTGCGGGAGATTGAAGAGAATCAGAAGCGGATCGAGAAGCTGGAGGAATACATCACTACTAGCAA GCAATCCCTAGAGGAGCAGAAGAAACTAGAGGGAGAACTGACTGAGGAGGTGGAGATGGCCAAGAGGCGAATAGATGAGATCAATAAGGAGCTGAACCAGGTGATGGAGCAGTTGGGGGATGCACGCATAGACCGCCAGGAGAGCAGCCGTCAGCAGCGAAAGGCAGAGATAATGGAAAGCATCAAGCGCCTTTACCCTGGCTCTGTG tATGGCCGCCTCATTGACCTCTGCCAGCCCACACAAAAGAAGTATCAGATTGCTGTGACCAAGGTTTTGGGCAAGAACATGGATGCCATTATTGTAGACTCAGAAAAGACAGGCCGGGATTGTATTCAGTATATCAAGGAACAGCGTGGGGAGCCAGAGACCTTCTTGCCTCTTGACTACCTGGAG GTGAAACCTACAGATGAAAAACTCCGGGAACTGAAAGGGGCCAAGCTAGTGATTGATGTGATTCGCTATGAGCCACCTCACATCAAAAAAGCCCTGCAGTATGCTTGTGGCAATGCCCTTGTCTGTGACAATGTAGAAGATGCCCGCCGCATTGCCTTTGGAGGCCATCAGCGTCACAAG ACAGTTGCACTGGATGGGACCCTGTTCCAGAAGTCAGGAGTCATCTCTGGTGGAGCCAGTGACCTGAAAGCGAAGGCACGGCGCTGGGATGAGAAAGCAGTAGACAAgttgaaagagaagaaggagcGGTTGACAGAGGAGCTGAAA GAGCAAATGAAGGCAAAGCGGAAAGAGGCAGAGCTGCGTCAGGTGCAGTCTCAGGCCCATGGATTGCAGATGCGACTCAAGTACTCACAGAGCGACCTAGAACAGACCAAGACACGACATCTGGCACTAAATCTCCAG GAAAAGTCCAAGCTGGAGAGTGAGCTGGCCAACTTCGGGCCTCGAATTAATGATATCAAGAGGATTATTCAGAGCCGAGAGAGGGAAATGAAAGACTTGAAAGAGAAGATGAACCAG GTAGAGGATGAGGTATTTGAAGAATTTTGTCGAGAGATTGGTGTCCGCAACATCCGAGAATTTGAGGAAGAGAAGGTGAAGCGACAGAATGAAATTGCCAAGAAGCG TTTGGAGTTCGAAAATCAGAAGACTCGCTTGGGCATCCAGTTGGATTTTGAAAAGAACCAACTGAAGGAAGACCAGGATAAAGTACACATGTGGGAACAGACAgtaaaaaaggatgaaaatgagATAGAAAAACTCAAGAAG GAAGAACAAAGACATATGAAGATCATAGATGAGACCATGGCCCAGCTACAAGACCTGAAGAATCAGCACCTGGCTAAGAAGTCAGAAGTGAATGACAAGAATCACGAGATGGAGGAAATTCGGAAGAAACTTGGGGGCGCCAACAA GGAAATGACTCATTTACAGAAGGAGGTAACAGCCATTGAGACCAAACTTGAACAGAAGCGCAGTGATCGCCACAATTTGCTACAGGCTTGCAAGATGCAAGACATCAAGTTGCCGCTGTCAAAGGGTACTATGGATGATATTAGTCAGGAAGAG GGTAGCTCCCAAGGGGAGGAATCAGTGAGTGGTTCCCAGAGAACTTCCAGTATCTATGCTCGAGAAGCCCTCATTGAAATCGACTACGGTGACCTGTGTGAGGATCTGAAG GATGCCCAGGCTGAGGAGGAAATCAAGCAGGAAATGAACACACTGCAGCAGAAACTGAATGAGCAGCAGAGTGTGCTTCAGCGAATTGCTGCCCCCAACATGAAGGCCATGGAAAAGCTGGAAAGTGTCCGAGACAAGTTCCAGGAGACCTCAGATG AATTTGAGGCAGCCCGAAAGCGAGCAAAGAAGGCCAAACAGGCTTTTGAACAGATTAAGAAGGAGCGCTTTGACCGTTTCAATGCTTGTTTTGAATCTGTGGCTACTAACATTGATGAGATCTACAAGGCTCTGTCTCGTAACAGCAGTGCCCAG GCATTCTTGGGCCCTGAGAACCCTGAGGAGCCCTACTTGGATGGTATCAACTACAACTGTGTAGCTCCTGGCAAACGCTTCCGGCCTATGGATAACTTGTCAGGGGGGGAGAAGACAGTGGCAGCTCTGGCCCTGCTGTTTGCCATCCACAG TGTCAGCTCACCTACTGGTTCCCTCCCAGCTACAAGCCAGCCCCCTTCTTCGTCCTGGATGAGATCGATGCTGCCTTGGATAACACCAACATTGGCAAG GTGGCAAATTATATCAAGGAGCAGTCGACTTGCAACTTCCAGGCCATCGTCATCTCTCTCAAGGAGGAGTTCTACACCAAGGCTGAGAGCCTCATTGGAGTCTATCCTGAG GATCTCAGGAGGGAGTGGAGATAAATACATG ATACCTTCCTCCTGGAGCCTCCGTCTTCCTGCTCCAATTTGGACTGATTGCTCTGTAGGCCTGCGGCACAGCTGTCATCCTGGGACGTCCCTTCATTACTCTTCTGGGTTGGACCCAATCTTTCTTGGACCCCATATCTTCCTCTTTCTT
- the Smc1a gene encoding structural maintenance of chromosomes protein 1A isoform X4 produces MGFLKLIEIENFKSYKGRQIIGPFQRFTAIIGPNGSGKSNLMDAISFVLGEKTSNLRVKTLRDLIHGAPVGKPAANRAFVSMVYSEEGAEDRTFARVIVGGSSEYKINNKVVQLHEYSEELEKLGILIKARNFLVFQGAVESIAMKNPKERTALFEEISRSGELAQEYDKRKKEMVKAEEDTQFNYHRKKNIAAERKEAKQEKEEADRYQRLKDEVVRAQVQLQLFKLYHNEVEIEKLNKELASKNKEIEKDKKRMDKVEDELKEKKKELGKMMREQQQIEKEIKEKDSELNQKRPQYIKAKENTSHKIKKLEAAKKSLQNAQKHYKKRKGDMDELEKEMLSVEKARQEFEERMEEESQSQGRDLTLEENQVKKYHRLKEEASKRAATLAQELEKFNRDQKADQDRLDLEERKKVETEAKIKQKLREIEENQKRIEKLEEYITTSKQSLEEQKKLEGELTEEVEMAKRRIDEINKELNQVMEQLGDARIDRQESSRQQRKAEIMESIKRLYPGSVYGRLIDLCQPTQKKYQIAVTKVLGKNMDAIIVDSEKTGRDCIQYIKEQRGEPETFLPLDYLEVKPTDEKLRELKGAKLVIDVIRYEPPHIKKALQYACGNALVCDNVEDARRIAFGGHQRHKTVALDGTLFQKSGVISGGASDLKAKARRWDEKAVDKLKEKKERLTEELKEQMKAKRKEAELRQVQSQAHGLQMRLKYSQSDLEQTKTRHLALNLQEKSKLESELANFGPRINDIKRIIQSREREMKDLKEKMNQVEDEVFEEFCREIGVRNIREFEEEKVKRQNEIAKKRLEFENQKTRLGIQLDFEKNQLKEDQDKVHMWEQTVKKDENEIEKLKKEEQRHMKIIDETMAQLQDLKNQHLAKKSEVNDKNHEMEEIRKKLGGANKEMTHLQKEVTAIETKLEQKRSDRHNLLQACKMQDIKLPLSKGTMDDISQEEGSSQGEESVSGSQRTSSIYAREALIEIDYGDLCEDLKDAQAEEEIKQEMNTLQQKLNEQQSVLQRIAAPNMKAMEKLESVRDKFQETSDEFEAARKRAKKAKQAFEQIKKERFDRFNACFESVATNIDEIYKALSRNSSAQAFLGPENPEEPYLDGINYNCVAPGKRFRPMDNLSGGEKTVAALALLFAIHRNLLKSLLWMDLLPFSSSLCFYTFFLFLYDHFNRISGGSGDKYMIPSSWSLRLPAPIWTDCSVGLRHSCHPGTSLHYSSGLDPIFLGPHIFLFLNYSLVVDIVVIFQHPFHFSPIV; encoded by the exons GTAAGTCAAATCTCATGGATGCTATCAGCTTTGTGCTAGGTGAAAAAACCAGCAACCTGAGGGTAAAGACCCTGCGGGACCTGATCCATGGAGCACCTGTGGGCAAACCAGCTGCCAACCGGGCCTTTGTCAGCATGGTCTACTCTGAGgagggtgctgaggatcgcacctTTGCTCGTGTCATTGTAG GAGGTTCTTCTGAATACAAGATCAACAACAAAGTGGTCCAGCTACATGAGTACAGTGAGGAATTAGAGAAATTGGGCATTCTCATCAAAGCTCGTAACTTCCTCGTCTTTCAG GGTGCTGTGGAATCTATTGCCATGAAGAACCCCAAAGAGAGGACAGCTCTATTTGAAGAGATCAGTCGCTCTGGGGAGCTGGCCCAGGAGTATGATAAGCGAAAGAAGGAAATGGTGAAGGCTGAAGAGGACACACAATTTAATTACCATCGCAAGAAAAACATTGCAGCTGAACGCAAGGAGGccaaacaggaaaaagaagag GCGGACCGCTACCAGCGCCTGAAAGATGAGGTGGTACGAGCCCAGGTACAGCTGCAACTCTTTAAGCTTTACCATAATGAAGTAGAAATCGAGAAACTCAACAAGGAACTGGCATCAAAGAACAAAGAGATTGAGAAAGACAAGAAGCGAATGGACAAGGTAGAGGATGAgctgaaggagaagaagaaggagctTGGCAAAATGATGCGGGAGCAGCAGCAGATCGAGAAAGAGATCAA GGAGAAGGACTCGGAGCTGAATCAGAAGCGACCTCAGTACATCAAAGCCAAGGAGAATACCTCCCACAAAATCAAGAAGCTGGAAGCAGCTAAGAAGTCTCTGCAGAATGCTCAGAAGCACTATAAAAAGCGTAAAGGTGACATGGATGAACTGGAGAAGGAGATGCTGTCTGTGGAGAAGGCCCGGCAGGAGTTTGAAGAACGGATGGAAGAAGAGAGTCAGAGTCAGGGCAGAGACTTGACCCTGGAGGAGAATCAG GTAAAGAAATACCACCGGCTGAAAGAAGAAGCCAGCAAGAGAGCAGCTACTTTagcccaggagctggagaagTTCAATAGAGACCAGAAAGCTGACCAGGACCGTTTGGATCTGGAAGAGCGGAAGAAAgtagaaacagag GCCAAGATCAAGCAAAAGCTGCGGGAGATTGAAGAGAATCAGAAGCGGATCGAGAAGCTGGAGGAATACATCACTACTAGCAA GCAATCCCTAGAGGAGCAGAAGAAACTAGAGGGAGAACTGACTGAGGAGGTGGAGATGGCCAAGAGGCGAATAGATGAGATCAATAAGGAGCTGAACCAGGTGATGGAGCAGTTGGGGGATGCACGCATAGACCGCCAGGAGAGCAGCCGTCAGCAGCGAAAGGCAGAGATAATGGAAAGCATCAAGCGCCTTTACCCTGGCTCTGTG tATGGCCGCCTCATTGACCTCTGCCAGCCCACACAAAAGAAGTATCAGATTGCTGTGACCAAGGTTTTGGGCAAGAACATGGATGCCATTATTGTAGACTCAGAAAAGACAGGCCGGGATTGTATTCAGTATATCAAGGAACAGCGTGGGGAGCCAGAGACCTTCTTGCCTCTTGACTACCTGGAG GTGAAACCTACAGATGAAAAACTCCGGGAACTGAAAGGGGCCAAGCTAGTGATTGATGTGATTCGCTATGAGCCACCTCACATCAAAAAAGCCCTGCAGTATGCTTGTGGCAATGCCCTTGTCTGTGACAATGTAGAAGATGCCCGCCGCATTGCCTTTGGAGGCCATCAGCGTCACAAG ACAGTTGCACTGGATGGGACCCTGTTCCAGAAGTCAGGAGTCATCTCTGGTGGAGCCAGTGACCTGAAAGCGAAGGCACGGCGCTGGGATGAGAAAGCAGTAGACAAgttgaaagagaagaaggagcGGTTGACAGAGGAGCTGAAA GAGCAAATGAAGGCAAAGCGGAAAGAGGCAGAGCTGCGTCAGGTGCAGTCTCAGGCCCATGGATTGCAGATGCGACTCAAGTACTCACAGAGCGACCTAGAACAGACCAAGACACGACATCTGGCACTAAATCTCCAG GAAAAGTCCAAGCTGGAGAGTGAGCTGGCCAACTTCGGGCCTCGAATTAATGATATCAAGAGGATTATTCAGAGCCGAGAGAGGGAAATGAAAGACTTGAAAGAGAAGATGAACCAG GTAGAGGATGAGGTATTTGAAGAATTTTGTCGAGAGATTGGTGTCCGCAACATCCGAGAATTTGAGGAAGAGAAGGTGAAGCGACAGAATGAAATTGCCAAGAAGCG TTTGGAGTTCGAAAATCAGAAGACTCGCTTGGGCATCCAGTTGGATTTTGAAAAGAACCAACTGAAGGAAGACCAGGATAAAGTACACATGTGGGAACAGACAgtaaaaaaggatgaaaatgagATAGAAAAACTCAAGAAG GAAGAACAAAGACATATGAAGATCATAGATGAGACCATGGCCCAGCTACAAGACCTGAAGAATCAGCACCTGGCTAAGAAGTCAGAAGTGAATGACAAGAATCACGAGATGGAGGAAATTCGGAAGAAACTTGGGGGCGCCAACAA GGAAATGACTCATTTACAGAAGGAGGTAACAGCCATTGAGACCAAACTTGAACAGAAGCGCAGTGATCGCCACAATTTGCTACAGGCTTGCAAGATGCAAGACATCAAGTTGCCGCTGTCAAAGGGTACTATGGATGATATTAGTCAGGAAGAG GGTAGCTCCCAAGGGGAGGAATCAGTGAGTGGTTCCCAGAGAACTTCCAGTATCTATGCTCGAGAAGCCCTCATTGAAATCGACTACGGTGACCTGTGTGAGGATCTGAAG GATGCCCAGGCTGAGGAGGAAATCAAGCAGGAAATGAACACACTGCAGCAGAAACTGAATGAGCAGCAGAGTGTGCTTCAGCGAATTGCTGCCCCCAACATGAAGGCCATGGAAAAGCTGGAAAGTGTCCGAGACAAGTTCCAGGAGACCTCAGATG AATTTGAGGCAGCCCGAAAGCGAGCAAAGAAGGCCAAACAGGCTTTTGAACAGATTAAGAAGGAGCGCTTTGACCGTTTCAATGCTTGTTTTGAATCTGTGGCTACTAACATTGATGAGATCTACAAGGCTCTGTCTCGTAACAGCAGTGCCCAG GCATTCTTGGGCCCTGAGAACCCTGAGGAGCCCTACTTGGATGGTATCAACTACAACTGTGTAGCTCCTGGCAAACGCTTCCGGCCTATGGATAACTTGTCAGGGGGGGAGAAGACAGTGGCAGCTCTGGCCCTGCTGTTTGCCATCCACAG AAATTTGTTGAAATCTCTTTTGTGGATGGACCTGCTCCCATTCTCTTCATCATtgtgtttttatactttttttttattcctttatgatCATTTTAACAGGATCTCAGGAGGGAGTGGAGATAAATACATG ATACCTTCCTCCTGGAGCCTCCGTCTTCCTGCTCCAATTTGGACTGATTGCTCTGTAGGCCTGCGGCACAGCTGTCATCCTGGGACGTCCCTTCATTACTCTTCTGGGTTGGACCCAATCTTTCTTGGACCCCATATCTTCCTCTTTCTT
- the Smc1a gene encoding structural maintenance of chromosomes protein 1A isoform X12, whose protein sequence is MDELEKEMLSVEKARQEFEERMEEESQSQGRDLTLEENQVKKYHRLKEEASKRAATLAQELEKFNRDQKADQDRLDLEERKKVETEAKIKQKLREIEENQKRIEKLEEYITTSKQSLEEQKKLEGELTEEVEMAKRRIDEINKELNQVMEQLGDARIDRQESSRQQRKAEIMESIKRLYPGSVYGRLIDLCQPTQKKYQIAVTKVLGKNMDAIIVDSEKTGRDCIQYIKEQRGEPETFLPLDYLEVKPTDEKLRELKGAKLVIDVIRYEPPHIKKALQYACGNALVCDNVEDARRIAFGGHQRHKTVALDGTLFQKSGVISGGASDLKAKARRWDEKAVDKLKEKKERLTEELKEQMKAKRKEAELRQVQSQAHGLQMRLKYSQSDLEQTKTRHLALNLQEKSKLESELANFGPRINDIKRIIQSREREMKDLKEKMNQVEDEVFEEFCREIGVRNIREFEEEKVKRQNEIAKKRLEFENQKTRLGIQLDFEKNQLKEDQDKVHMWEQTVKKDENEIEKLKKEEQRHMKIIDETMAQLQDLKNQHLAKKSEVNDKNHEMEEIRKKLGGANKEMTHLQKEVTAIETKLEQKRSDRHNLLQACKMQDIKLPLSKGTMDDISQEEGSSQGEESVSGSQRTSSIYAREALIEIDYGDLCEDLKDAQAEEEIKQEMNTLQQKLNEQQSVLQRIAAPNMKAMEKLESVRDKFQETSDEFEAARKRAKKAKQAFEQIKKERFDRFNACFESVATNIDEIYKALSRNSSAQAFLGPENPEEPYLDGINYNCVAPGKRFRPMDNLSGGEKTVAALALLFAIHSVSSPTGSLPATSQPPSSSWMRSMLPWITPTLARWQIISRSSRLATSRPSSSLSRRSSTPRLRASLESILRNLLKSLLWMDLLPFSSSLCFYTFFLFLYDHFNRISGGSGDKYMIPSSWSLRLPAPIWTDCSVGLRHSCHPGTSLHYSSGLDPIFLGPHIFLFLNYSLVVDIVVIFQHPFHFSPIV, encoded by the exons ATGGATGAACTGGAGAAGGAGATGCTGTCTGTGGAGAAGGCCCGGCAGGAGTTTGAAGAACGGATGGAAGAAGAGAGTCAGAGTCAGGGCAGAGACTTGACCCTGGAGGAGAATCAG GTAAAGAAATACCACCGGCTGAAAGAAGAAGCCAGCAAGAGAGCAGCTACTTTagcccaggagctggagaagTTCAATAGAGACCAGAAAGCTGACCAGGACCGTTTGGATCTGGAAGAGCGGAAGAAAgtagaaacagag GCCAAGATCAAGCAAAAGCTGCGGGAGATTGAAGAGAATCAGAAGCGGATCGAGAAGCTGGAGGAATACATCACTACTAGCAA GCAATCCCTAGAGGAGCAGAAGAAACTAGAGGGAGAACTGACTGAGGAGGTGGAGATGGCCAAGAGGCGAATAGATGAGATCAATAAGGAGCTGAACCAGGTGATGGAGCAGTTGGGGGATGCACGCATAGACCGCCAGGAGAGCAGCCGTCAGCAGCGAAAGGCAGAGATAATGGAAAGCATCAAGCGCCTTTACCCTGGCTCTGTG tATGGCCGCCTCATTGACCTCTGCCAGCCCACACAAAAGAAGTATCAGATTGCTGTGACCAAGGTTTTGGGCAAGAACATGGATGCCATTATTGTAGACTCAGAAAAGACAGGCCGGGATTGTATTCAGTATATCAAGGAACAGCGTGGGGAGCCAGAGACCTTCTTGCCTCTTGACTACCTGGAG GTGAAACCTACAGATGAAAAACTCCGGGAACTGAAAGGGGCCAAGCTAGTGATTGATGTGATTCGCTATGAGCCACCTCACATCAAAAAAGCCCTGCAGTATGCTTGTGGCAATGCCCTTGTCTGTGACAATGTAGAAGATGCCCGCCGCATTGCCTTTGGAGGCCATCAGCGTCACAAG ACAGTTGCACTGGATGGGACCCTGTTCCAGAAGTCAGGAGTCATCTCTGGTGGAGCCAGTGACCTGAAAGCGAAGGCACGGCGCTGGGATGAGAAAGCAGTAGACAAgttgaaagagaagaaggagcGGTTGACAGAGGAGCTGAAA GAGCAAATGAAGGCAAAGCGGAAAGAGGCAGAGCTGCGTCAGGTGCAGTCTCAGGCCCATGGATTGCAGATGCGACTCAAGTACTCACAGAGCGACCTAGAACAGACCAAGACACGACATCTGGCACTAAATCTCCAG GAAAAGTCCAAGCTGGAGAGTGAGCTGGCCAACTTCGGGCCTCGAATTAATGATATCAAGAGGATTATTCAGAGCCGAGAGAGGGAAATGAAAGACTTGAAAGAGAAGATGAACCAG GTAGAGGATGAGGTATTTGAAGAATTTTGTCGAGAGATTGGTGTCCGCAACATCCGAGAATTTGAGGAAGAGAAGGTGAAGCGACAGAATGAAATTGCCAAGAAGCG TTTGGAGTTCGAAAATCAGAAGACTCGCTTGGGCATCCAGTTGGATTTTGAAAAGAACCAACTGAAGGAAGACCAGGATAAAGTACACATGTGGGAACAGACAgtaaaaaaggatgaaaatgagATAGAAAAACTCAAGAAG GAAGAACAAAGACATATGAAGATCATAGATGAGACCATGGCCCAGCTACAAGACCTGAAGAATCAGCACCTGGCTAAGAAGTCAGAAGTGAATGACAAGAATCACGAGATGGAGGAAATTCGGAAGAAACTTGGGGGCGCCAACAA GGAAATGACTCATTTACAGAAGGAGGTAACAGCCATTGAGACCAAACTTGAACAGAAGCGCAGTGATCGCCACAATTTGCTACAGGCTTGCAAGATGCAAGACATCAAGTTGCCGCTGTCAAAGGGTACTATGGATGATATTAGTCAGGAAGAG GGTAGCTCCCAAGGGGAGGAATCAGTGAGTGGTTCCCAGAGAACTTCCAGTATCTATGCTCGAGAAGCCCTCATTGAAATCGACTACGGTGACCTGTGTGAGGATCTGAAG GATGCCCAGGCTGAGGAGGAAATCAAGCAGGAAATGAACACACTGCAGCAGAAACTGAATGAGCAGCAGAGTGTGCTTCAGCGAATTGCTGCCCCCAACATGAAGGCCATGGAAAAGCTGGAAAGTGTCCGAGACAAGTTCCAGGAGACCTCAGATG AATTTGAGGCAGCCCGAAAGCGAGCAAAGAAGGCCAAACAGGCTTTTGAACAGATTAAGAAGGAGCGCTTTGACCGTTTCAATGCTTGTTTTGAATCTGTGGCTACTAACATTGATGAGATCTACAAGGCTCTGTCTCGTAACAGCAGTGCCCAG GCATTCTTGGGCCCTGAGAACCCTGAGGAGCCCTACTTGGATGGTATCAACTACAACTGTGTAGCTCCTGGCAAACGCTTCCGGCCTATGGATAACTTGTCAGGGGGGGAGAAGACAGTGGCAGCTCTGGCCCTGCTGTTTGCCATCCACAG TGTCAGCTCACCTACTGGTTCCCTCCCAGCTACAAGCCAGCCCCCTTCTTCGTCCTGGATGAGATCGATGCTGCCTTGGATAACACCAACATTGGCAAG GTGGCAAATTATATCAAGGAGCAGTCGACTTGCAACTTCCAGGCCATCGTCATCTCTCTCAAGGAGGAGTTCTACACCAAGGCTGAGAGCCTCATTGGAGTCTATCCTGAG AAATTTGTTGAAATCTCTTTTGTGGATGGACCTGCTCCCATTCTCTTCATCATtgtgtttttatactttttttttattcctttatgatCATTTTAACAGGATCTCAGGAGGGAGTGGAGATAAATACATG ATACCTTCCTCCTGGAGCCTCCGTCTTCCTGCTCCAATTTGGACTGATTGCTCTGTAGGCCTGCGGCACAGCTGTCATCCTGGGACGTCCCTTCATTACTCTTCTGGGTTGGACCCAATCTTTCTTGGACCCCATATCTTCCTCTTTCTT